One genomic segment of Labeo rohita strain BAU-BD-2019 chromosome 14, IGBB_LRoh.1.0, whole genome shotgun sequence includes these proteins:
- the stx5a gene encoding syntaxin-5a yields the protein MTCRDRTLEFQSACKSLQGRQLQNGTHTKPAINALKQRSDFTLMAKRIGKDLSNTFAKLEKLTILAKRKSLFDDKAVEIEELTYIIKQDINSLNKQIAQLQDLVRSRSGQNGRHIQTHSNTIVVSLQSKLASMSNDFKSVLEVRTENLKQQRSRREHFSQAPVSASPLLANNFNSSVLMQDESRSLGGEVAIDMDSRANPLQLQLIDEQDSYIQSRADTMQNIESTIVELGSIFQQLAHMVKEQEETIQRIDANVEDTQLNVEMAHTEILKYFQSVSSNRWLMIKIFLVLIIFFIIFVVFLA from the exons ATGACGTGTCGGGACCGAACACTTGAGTTCCAGTCGGCGTGCAAGTCACTGCAGGGGAGACAGTTACAG AATGGGACTCACACTAAACCTGCCATTAATGCTCTTAAACAGCGCAGTGACTTCACTCTTATGGCCAA GAGAATTGGGAAAGACTTGAGCAACACATTTGCCAAGCTTGAAAAgcttacaattt TGGCCAAAAGGAAGTCTTTGTTTGATGATAAAGCAGTGGAGATTGAGGAGCTCACATACATCATTAAACAG GACATCAACAGTCTGAATAAGCAGATAGCGCAGCTGCAAGATCTCGTACGATCCCGCAGTGGGCAAAATGGCCGCCACATCCAGACACATTCCAACACTATTGTTGTCTCCCTGCAG TCCAAGCTGGCATCAATGTCAAATGATTTCAAGTCAGTCTTGGAAGTGAGAACAGAG AATCTGAAGCAGCAGCGCAGCAGAAGAGAACATTTCTCCCAAGCCCCTGTCTCAGCCTCTCCTCTACTCGCCAATAACTTTA ATAGTTCAGTTCTGATGCAGGATGAGTCTAGGAGTCTTGGAGGTGAGGTGGCCATCGACATGGACTCTAGAGCAAATCCTCTCCAGCTGCAGCTCATCGATGAACAG GACTCATATATCCAGAGCCGAGCGGATACCATGCAGAACATCGAGAGCACCATTGTGGAGCTGGGTTCCATCTTTCAGCAGTTGGCACACATGGTCAAAGAGCAGGAAGAGACTATTCAGAG GATCGACGCCAATGTGGAGGACACCCAGCTGAACGTGGAAATGGCCCACACCGAGATACTGAAATACTTCCAGTCTGTCTCCTCCAATCGCTGGCTGATGATCAAGATATTCCTCGTTCTCATCATCTTCTTCATCATCTTTGTGGTCTTCCTCGCCTGA
- the zgc:162144 gene encoding RD3 domain-containing protein, whose product MFPWSVVFSLEPKVPGQRTPEELVTNTLMLELGAMVKRTERIRLEKAAETRKRRNSSSADYSWLAGPQPHVPYELTPGDVLDLQDLCAQIPPQQCGPVIVRFRKLVSEFEPEVHEVPKLFRSVLKNCLDELQGDAELENRVNRWEKQRSKSLSFVTFRSKFRTLNRGKGSFGGSRNNLQEENTWSDEDEEVAEEVTTAMRTRKGRSLSMPEITPLEQAAQS is encoded by the exons ATGTTTCCCTGGTCGGTAGTGTTTTCCCTGGAGCCAAAGGTTCCTGGCCAGCGCACTCCAGAGGAGCTGGTGACCAATACTTTGATGCTGGAGCTGGGTGCCATGGTGAAACGGACCGAGCGCATCCGGCTGGAGAAGGCAGCAGAGACTCGCAAACGCCGCAACTCGTCCTCCGCAGACTACAGCTGGCTTGCCGGCCCTCAGCCGCACGTCCCGTACGAGCTCACGCCGGGAGACGTGCTGGACCTGCAGGACCTCTGCGCCCAGATCCCACCTCAACAGTGCGGGCCGGTCATTGTCAG GTTCAGGAAACTAGTGTCGGAGTTTGAGCCGGAGGTGCACgaggttcccaaacttttccGGAGCGTCCTAAAAAACTGCCTGGATGAGCTTCAGGGAGACGCAGAGCTCGAGAATAGGGTGAACCGCTGGGAAAAACAGCGCAGCAAGAGCCTCTCCTTCGTCACGTTCCGATCCAAGTTCCGCACCCTGAACCGTGGGAAGGGAAGCTTTGGCGGTTCCCGCAACAACCTGCAAGAGGAAAACACATGGTCTGATGAAGACGAGGAAGTAGCCGAAGAGGTGACAACCGCCATGCGCACCAGGAAAGGACGGAGCCTCAGCATGCCAGAGATCACCCCTCTTGAGCAGGCAGCCCAGAGCTGA